The Primulina huaijiensis isolate GDHJ02 chromosome 9, ASM1229523v2, whole genome shotgun sequence genomic interval CTTGTGAGCTTGCTTGTTTAGCAGTGAGTAATTGCAAGCTGTGAAAGATACTTGGCACTTAGGCAATGGACAAAGCAACAGATCATGGCGTTTTTGCCAATGATGGGTCATTCATGGAGAGGTTCAAACAACTTCAACAGGAAAAAGATAAGAAGGATGAAGTACGGGAGAAGTCTTTGCGGGGCTCAAGTACATCTGTAAATTCATACCCAAAAACAGTCAAAAGTAAACCGACTCTGAATTTTAAGGCTAATAACTCTCAGAAAATTATCCAATCTCCTTCAAGTGGAAAACTTGCCTTCAGTTTGAAACAAAAGTCAAAACTTGTTTCACCCGCTGTTAAATTTGATGAAGATGAGGATGGAGATGAAAAGAATCATGGAAATTCCTCAGATGATGCACCTATGAAGCGACCAAAATTGACCGATCTTAGTGCGTCTGACCAGCAGTCTCAAGCTGATGTTGGTAACtacttttcctttttttattatCTGTGAATGTTAATTGCCGCATAAGTTTGTCATTACTCAATGTCATCCTTCTCATTTAGATCACTTCCTTTGGTTTACTAGGTTGCATGGTTCTATATAGTTCATTCGAGGCTGTTTCCTGGATATAAAGTTTCCAGTTGATAAATTTGTGTGTTTTCCCCGTTTAATATTAATAAGATGTTTTTGGTTCATACTTCCTtcgtatttttttaattgcttCTCATTTATTTTGATTGGCGCTCCATTAAGTTACATCTTGCATTGACTGGTAACACTAACACAATCATATGTGATACTATTTTCTGGAAAATTCACCTGAATTGTAGTTAGCCCATGTCAGAATTTGGCAAAATATCTTTGGATTTTTGCCTGAGCTTGTTGATACGTAGGGTAAGACATTCTTGTGTTACTTCTATCTGATGAATGCAGCTTAAGACTAAAGATTTGGAAAATCTTTGTCAGAGGAAAGGAGATGTCGAAAAATTTGGAGACTTTGGCACGCCTGATTCAAAGTAATTCACACTTGATAAGTCTCTTGTTACTAATCAGTTTATTAAGTACATGCAGTACCGCCTTTGCCAAGTGACCTGACAGTGAGAAAAGTAGCAGACAAACTAGCAAGTTTTGTGGCTAAGAATGGAAGGCCGTTTGAGCATGTAACACGACAAAAAAACCCTGGAGACACTCCCTTCAAGTATGTGGTATTCCTTTCTTGTGTATGTTAACAGTCAACTTACTTTCTTATAGAATTGGTTTTCTCTGTGTATTCAACTTTATACCATTAAATGATCTTGTAATTCTTTCTGAAAACTGATTTTCTGTGGGTAGTGATACTCTTTTTTTAGTTTCTTATGTCTGACCTCTGTTCAGCTTTGCTTAACGTTGTCTAAATGACATCATTTTTAGGACGAAATTCGTGCAACAGAGATATATGTATTTCCTAAAAAGGAAATAAGATTATGCCATGAGAAGAATGCTATTCAGATTTTAGACGGTATGCCTGTTAATAATTTTTCTAGGAAGAAAGCCATACATGCAGTCACATGGGTTTAGGTCCATTAACATGTCAGAGTCAAACGGGATTCAACTTTTTCCAGATATATTTCTTACTTACATCTGAGTAGGTCTGGAATAAGATCTAGGTTATATTTGACTTCCAGGCAAAAGTTATAGACAAACCACAATAATGAAAAATGTGATTATGGTAGTGGTGTATAGTGGTGGcacaaaaaaaaaggaaaactcTGAAAAGATTGGATCGGATGCAAACATAAAAGGAGAAGGAAAGTAACTAACTAGAGGAACAAGAAACTGTAGATGAAGAGTAGGAAGTGAAACAGAGAGGGGATTGGAACGAGGAGTATGATATTaagaattttttgtaaaatgtttCACGAGTAATTAGATGGAACATTGGCTGTAGTTTTCATTTGGTGTGTTCAAAACTTCAAATAGATTTCATTTTGAAACTGGACATGAAAATTAAATGGCAGGCTTCTAAACAAATTAGTTCTGTATGATAAAACTATATAGTATCCACAGGCGCAAGGCACACTAAAGCGCATGGGCTGCAGTAGGCATAAATTTTAGAATTCACATATATAAAGACTAAAGTGCGTTTTACAAagatattacataaaaaaaaatatatttcacaaaaactaaataataatGCAAAACTGCAAATAcaaatttatttgtaaatatataGTGAATTATAGGATCTTGTTATAATTTACTGTGAAAaggaaaacaaaattaataaagtGTCTATCACAAAGGAAAGAAAGAGCGAAACATTAGAACCCAAATAAGTCTGTGTTGTGCATCATTTAGTTAATTAAGTTGGTTAGTATAGTGGGCTTGGGTTGTTGGGCTTCAATTAATTATGCCCAGTATAAGCGCATCACTTTTATGTTGGAATGATAATTTTGGGCATTGTTTTCAATTTCATTTAGTGTGTACTGACATGACTGAAGCACAATCTGTTCCTGGCATAGGCGTGCCTGACGCATGAGGGTTGCCTGGGTGTGCCCTGCGCCCGAGTGCAGCTAGGTGCTCGCATTCACAACTATtataatatctaaaaaaattgaatcttttaTGGAACTAACAAGTAAATTTTGTATTTTCCAATGGGCTCATCCATAAAAAATCCATTAAAGGCCCTAAATTACCGAACCTAATTGACACCAGATTTGGATgaatattcaaatgtatattttATTACTTTAGCTAGAACATGTGCAAATTGTGAATCATTAGACGGGAGTTGTAGCTCCGCGTCTTTTAATAGAAAAACAGATGTCTACTCAGTAGAATTCTTTTTCTTGTTAATTTGTTTAATTGAATCAGATATTAGTTTTAATAGATTAATTTGGTAAAATGCACGTTATTACGGTCATTTATGCTACTAGTGGTTTATGCATGAAATCTGTTTTGACTCAAAAAGAACGAGTGGTTTCTAAGTTCTTGCTTTACTTTGTGTGGTTTATGCAAAATACGAGATGCTTTCTGAATGAAGTAGGCATAGAGCAGGCTACTAGCAAACATTTAGAATGGTACCTCTGATCCTCAATTATCTTATCTCTCTGATCTTATTGATAAAGCTATATTGCTAGCGATTATGCATATTCAGCTTCTTCACCTCCATTGTTTTCTTTACTGGAGGCTGCTTGGAAATTTGTTGCCAATTGTTGGCAAGACTgctttatataattaaaatcggATAGAAATATACTTAAGACCCAGAATGCAAATACTGTCTTGTGTCTACATCTATATTTTGTGGGGTCActacataaatttatatatccTGTATGCAAGTGAGATTTTTTTAAGTATTGAGGCCATCTAATGATGTGGCTTAGAATGATTTTTGTAAGATGCACTATAATGTCAAGTAGGAAGATTTATGATTGATAAGCAGGCTGCATACAGATTGAGTTGGACTTCAAATGGTGTCTTTTGTTgtatgattgattttttttttttgtcttttatttcttttactTACCATCTAGCCTTAGCCTTTAAATGTTTTGTGATAATTACAGTTGGTTTATTCTTAAAAATTTGTTGTTACTTTTTCTTTAAGCTTAATGTAAACATTTCGAATTTCTTCAGGTTTTTATTTGATGAAAACTGCTCGGATTACAAGTATTATCTGTATCGACTCAGTGAAGAGCAAAAGGCTTTGGTCCAAAGTAGGGGTTCCCAAACATCACAAAATGGTTGGTGTATTGATTCTGTAGTACCTGCTATGAGTTACATTCCAAAGTTCTGTTTGAGTGCAATATTTAAGAATGCTGAAATCACCTTATCCAGTATGTTATCAATTCTTGTAACCTTCTTTAGTCTTTTTTGGAACTTGCCCATTCATCACTTGGAATCATGTGTTCATCTTCTCTAGACTCCAAACATATGGCTTAATAAATTTATCAACTCCACTCAATACGATTTTGCTTATATCATATCGTTGTAGTCTCACATAAGCAGATAATGAAAAATGGAGTTCATTGATTCTCCTCTCTTTTTATTTCTCCTAGTTCATCAACTCTAATTGTGTCATATAGGAAACACAGACCCTAAAGTATACCCTTCTAATTGGTGAGGAATTCTCCTCTTTTTGGCTTCTACGCCCTTCCCTGTTGAATTCAAGTGGATTCGTTGAAGTAAATTTTCCCTGTGTAGGCCATGGATACAACATATTAGTTGGTATTATTGTTCCATAAGATGCATCCTTTTCTAAAATAGCCAGGCTCTTTTGGTGTTTGATCTGTCTTATAATTTCTTAGTTTGTTGCATGTTCAATTGATTGAGGGATGAGTATTTTTTTGATTGGATCACATTGGTGTTTAGATCAAACCTAATTTGAGATATTTCACTGTAGCAACTCATTTCCCGTTTCTTTGTTGCATGATGAGATAGGCTTGTGATTTTATCGTTTCTTTGTTGCATGATGAGATAGGCTTGTGATTTTATCGTGAAGAAGTTCATTATTTTGTAATTTGTGGCCGATAAAGTGATTAGTTTGTATTTGTCCCCTTCTATTCCTTGTTTGCCTTTCTCATATTTTTCCGTGGCACCACGTGGTTATAGCtgtcacataaatttttgtcctGTGCatgaaatttatgattttaactGTTTAGTTTTCAAGTTGGTTGCGTTGTAATTTGGCTCATTGTATCTGTTTGTTTAGACACTGCAATCCCCCATTCAGGAAGTAGTTCTCAGAGGTCACATCATCAGCATTCAAAATATCAAACTCCTTCCTCAGCTTTATACGAGTCTGCAGATCATATGGAACATACTCATTTATCCCAATTAACAAGTGGAAAAAAtggtctctctctctctctctgccTGCGTCTCTCTcctgaaataaatatttctCTTCAGACCTTTGTTAAGCTTTATTAACTGCATCATCGGGGAATTATATTCTATAGTAATGAAAACTGAGTTGACTTCTGGTTTTCTGTGAGATAAGCTGTTGCAGCTGTCAGTACTTAAGTATTGTATGGAGTAGCAAATTGTTTTGAGGCACTATGAAATGTTTCTTTGTTAATTTCTGAGAGAAATTTGCTGCATGCTTGTGAGTTGCAAATTGTATGTTATGATATGGAGTATGGGATCCGTATCGGAAATGGGTACTGGACCTTTTCAATGCTTATTATCCTTATTGTGCCAAATATTGATAGGTGAATCAAGTACCCCAACTGCCTCAGACCCTATAGCGATGATGGAATTTTACATGAAGAAGGCTGCACAAGAAGAGAAATTGAGGCCTCCTAAACCATCAAAGGATGAGATGCCTCCTCCTGCTGCTCTCCAAGGTTGATTCGTATTTAGGGTTCTCCAAGTTTAGTATTGTTATCCTTTTTATCTACAGTGAACTTTTTTTTGGATTCATAGTTTAGTGGTGTATCATTCAAAAGTTTTAATGTTTTGTTGTACTAATGATGTCTTCTCAATGCGCAGCCTCTGCTAAGAAAGGACACCACATGGGTGATTATATTCCTCTAGAAGAACTTGAAAAATTCATGGCTACCTGTAATGATGTTTCTGCTCAGAAAGCTGCAAAGGAATATGCAGATAGAGCAAAAATCCAGGCAGATAATGTTGGTCACAAGCTTTTGTCGAAAATGGGCTGGAAGGAAGGTAAAGGGAAGGGATCACAATAATGATACCTTGACACATGAATTGTGATCTCACtttgaattatttaatatattcgTCTTTTATGGCCCTTGTTTGTTTAAGTCAAtctattttctgaatttttttcatttatccTATTAACGTTTCTGTAAGCCTCTTTCTCAGAATCACCCTTCTAAATTGTTTCTTTAGCTGCTAATCTATCGAGAATGAAGATATTCTGAGAGCATATCTTATTGTTTAGGGTCATGGCTTTTTTgttctttatatttttaatggatAGCGTAAACTTATTTCCTGGTTTGGTCGTGTCTTATGGGATACTTGTATTTTGTCTCGACTTCAACTTTAATAACAATCATAAGATACACGTACCAAGATATCTTTGATGTCCATGCTTCAAGGTTGCAGGAAATCACCTCagtgaattatttattttccatGCTTCAAGGTTGCAGGAAATCACCTCAgtgaattatttatttgaacagTGATTGTCTATGAAATGTCATTTTTTAATACCTGACCATTGTTAATTTGCTTTGGCTGTAAACATTATGGTTCCGCTAAAACTATGTCTGCCCTGTTATCTCTTGAGGTTGTGGGAAGTTGGTTCATGATCATAACTTGGGATCTCTGTTTGATTGTCTTTGTTTATGGACAGTCGCGAGTGTTTGTAGAATGCAACTTGAATTTCTGTTTTGATTTGATTGTGAACTGCAGGCGAGGGCCTGGGGAGCTCCAAAAGTGGAATTGCTGCACCAATTATGGCAGGTGATGTGAAAAAGGATAACCTGGGCATAGGTGCTCATGCTCCAGGTGAGGTTACTGCTGAAGATGACATATATGAGCAGTACAAGAAGCGAATGATGCTCGGTTATCGCCATAGACCTAATCCCTTGGTATAGTTTATAAGTTATTCTTAATTTATTCATATTTAGATACACAGTTTATTTTCTTCGCCCCGTTGTATTTAGCACACATTGTTCTCGCAAGAGTGATCTCGTGCATTTCGGTGATTTGCTTATTGCAGAACAATCCACGGAAATCGTATTACTGAAGACAAATGTCTCTGGTCCTCGAGGATAATCAGAGGATTCAAAGTTCTTTGGATTGAATCTGTGCTGCTTGCTTGTGTTTCCTCAGTGTGCCAAGGTAGTTCCTGATTACCGTTTTCTTGAAGCCGTGCTGCAAATTTTAATTGAGGTTGTATCAAACAACTTTAATTTTTAACATTGAATCAGTGTTGgaatttacatgtttatttaaattttttttccttgtcGATTAACCACTTGGAATGCAATTCCGATGTAGTGTTCTTGGTTCacaatatgataaatttaaaattcattatagttttgtttttttataataaataatatattaaatattaaattcatattttactcatttatatataataatataaaataaaatatgttttaaatgatattattattgagtGAGCTTGAAATCtattttaattaacatgaaaaaaattattaatatgtaTTTGATATTTATAATTCAAACGTAACTTTAGTatgtggtttttttttatttttccgaaGAGATTTACGTATAACATACACAAATTGGGACGGAACCCACATGGCACAATATATCAATTCAGATCATTCTTAAAAGAAATATAATTCAAGAATCCAGAGACTGACAATAATATAAAGTATTCAAGTATGGTTGAGGATTAGAACTGTTATCATTCaatataagataaatatattatttattattataatatattgttaATTACATATATTACCCTGAAAGCCCTATGTGATTACTgacttttcatattttctaaCTCTTGAATACACATCCTCATAGAAACACGTATGAACAATGTTGCGTGTGATTAAGTTTTGAAAACATTAGGATACGTGTGTTCAAGATTTGGAAATTTAGAGAGTTAatagataatttttttcatgagaAATTTTTAGCAGGGATTTCAAAAAccctaatatatatatataagagcATATTTATTAAAACTCGTTGTCCGTTTCGGATTTATCATGATTCACAGTCTGTCGGCATTCCAAAATCGCTAATCTAAATGTATCAATATAAGAAGTCCATCAGTTGATGACTATGACTGATAATGAGTTTCACAAATCAACGACAGTATATTGAGTTGggataaaaaggaaaaagact includes:
- the LOC140983716 gene encoding SURP and G-patch domain-containing protein 1-like protein isoform X3, coding for MDKATDHGVFANDGSFMERFKQLQQEKDKKDEVREKSLRGSSTSVNSYPKTVKSKPTLNFKANNSQKIIQSPSSGKLAFSLKQKSKLVSPAVKFDEDEDGDEKNHGNSSDDAPMKRPKLTDLSASDQQSQADVVPPLPSDLTVRKVADKLASFVAKNGRPFEHVTRQKNPGDTPFKFLFDENCSDYKYYLYRLSEEQKALVQSRGSQTSQNGESSTPTASDPIAMMEFYMKKAAQEEKLRPPKPSKDEMPPPAALQASAKKGHHMGDYIPLEELEKFMATCNDVSAQKAAKEYADRAKIQADNVGHKLLSKMGWKEGEGLGSSKSGIAAPIMAGDVKKDNLGIGAHAPGEVTAEDDIYEQYKKRMMLGYRHRPNPLNNPRKSYY
- the LOC140983716 gene encoding SURP and G-patch domain-containing protein 1-like protein isoform X1, whose protein sequence is MDKATDHGVFANDGSFMERFKQLQQEKDKKDEVREKSLRGSSTSVNSYPKTVKSKPTLNFKANNSQKIIQSPSSGKLAFSLKQKSKLVSPAVKFDEDEDGDEKNHGNSSDDAPMKRPKLTDLSASDQQSQADVVPPLPSDLTVRKVADKLASFVAKNGRPFEHVTRQKNPGDTPFKFLFDENCSDYKYYLYRLSEEQKALVQSRGSQTSQNGWCIDSVVPAMSYIPKFYTAIPHSGSSSQRSHHQHSKYQTPSSALYESADHMEHTHLSQLTSGKNGESSTPTASDPIAMMEFYMKKAAQEEKLRPPKPSKDEMPPPAALQASAKKGHHMGDYIPLEELEKFMATCNDVSAQKAAKEYADRAKIQADNVGHKLLSKMGWKEGEGLGSSKSGIAAPIMAGDVKKDNLGIGAHAPGEVTAEDDIYEQYKKRMMLGYRHRPNPLNNPRKSYY
- the LOC140983716 gene encoding SURP and G-patch domain-containing protein 1-like protein isoform X2, whose translation is MDKATDHGVFANDGSFMERFKQLQQEKDKKDEVREKSLRGSSTSVNSYPKTVKSKPTLNFKANNSQKIIQSPSSGKLAFSLKQKSKLVSPAVKFDEDEDGDEKNHGNSSDDAPMKRPKLTDLSASDQQSQADVVPPLPSDLTVRKVADKLASFVAKNGRPFEHVTRQKNPGDTPFKFLFDENCSDYKYYLYRLSEEQKALVQSRGSQTSQNDTAIPHSGSSSQRSHHQHSKYQTPSSALYESADHMEHTHLSQLTSGKNGESSTPTASDPIAMMEFYMKKAAQEEKLRPPKPSKDEMPPPAALQASAKKGHHMGDYIPLEELEKFMATCNDVSAQKAAKEYADRAKIQADNVGHKLLSKMGWKEGEGLGSSKSGIAAPIMAGDVKKDNLGIGAHAPGEVTAEDDIYEQYKKRMMLGYRHRPNPLNNPRKSYY